One genomic segment of Stigmatopora argus isolate UIUO_Sarg chromosome 1, RoL_Sarg_1.0, whole genome shotgun sequence includes these proteins:
- the LOC144071437 gene encoding growth/differentiation factor 8-like isoform X3, whose product MLLLLSVATFLSAGFSGELNRTSGLLADSTEPCSACEFREHSKQMRLYSIKSQILSILRLEQAPNISRDMIHQLLPKAPPLTQLLDQYDPRVEDEQATTETIITMATKSDSIADGRLSYCLFSLSPKIHTENILSAQLWVHLRPVHMVTTVFLQISRLKPGREGNNTRAWLRQSDTSYGININAFDPQGEDLAVTSAGPGDEGLQPFIEVKILDSPKRSRRDSGLNCDEESAETRCCRYPLTVDFEEFGWDWIIAPKRYKANYCSGECEFLHLQQYPHAHLVNKANPRGSAGPCCTPTKMSPINMLYFNRKEQIIYGKIPSMVVDHCGCS is encoded by the exons ATGCTCCTCTTGCTCAGTGTGGCCACCTTCCTCTCTGCAGGCTTCTCCGGGGAGCTGAACCGGACCTCCGGCTTGCTGGCGGACAGCACGGAGCCGTGCTCAGCGTGCGAATTCCGGGAGCACAGCAAGCAGATGAGACTCTACAGCATCAAGTCCCAGATCCTCAGCATCCTGCGGCTGGAACAAGCACCGAACATTAGCAGGGACATGATCCATCAACTGCTCCCCAAAGCACCACCTCTCACACAGCTCCTGGACCAGTACGACCCTCGGGTGGAAGATGAGCAAGCCACCACAGAAACTATCATCACCATGGCAACTAAGT CAGACTCCATTGCAGATGGAAGGTTGTCCTACTGtcttttcagcctcagtcctaaaATCCACACTGAGAATATCCTGAGTGCTCAGCTTTGGGTACACCTGCGGCCAGTGCACATGGTCACAACAGTCTTCCTGCAGATCTCACGACTTAAACCTGGCAGGGAGGGAAACAACACAAGG GCTTGGCTGCGTCAGTCGGACACCAGCTATGGTATCAACATTAATGCTTTTGACCCTCAAGGAGAAGACCTGGCGGTAACGTCTGCAGGGCCTGGAGATGAAGGCCTG CAACCCTTCATTGAAGTCAAGATCTTGGACAGTCCAAAGAGATCCCGTCGTGACTCGGGTCTAAACTGCGACGAAGAGTCAGCTGAGACACGCTGCTGCCGTTACCCGCTCACGGTGGACTTTGAAGAGTTCGGCTGGGACTGGATCATCGCTCCCAAGCGCTATAAGGCCAATTACTGCTCAGGAGAGTGCGAGTTCTTGCACTTGCAGCAGTATCCGCACGCACACCTGGTAAACAAGGCAAATCCGCGTGGCTCGGCAGGACCCTGCTGCACGCCCACCAAGATGTCACCCATCAACATGCTCTACTTCAACCGGAAGGAGCAGATCATCTACGGAAAGATCCCGTCCATGGTGGTGGATCATTGTGGCTGTTCCTGA
- the LOC144071437 gene encoding growth/differentiation factor 8-like isoform X1 yields the protein MLLLLSVATFLSAGFSGELNRTSGLLADSTEPCSACEFREHSKQMRLYSIKSQILSILRLEQAPNISRDMIHQLLPKAPPLTQLLDQYDPRVEDEQATTETIITMATKSDSIADGRLSYCLFSLSPKIHTENILSAQLWVHLRPVHMVTTVFLQISRLKPGREGNNTRVRVRSLKVDTGAGAGSWQSMDIKSLLQAWLRQSDTSYGININAFDPQGEDLAVTSAGPGDEGLQPFIEVKILDSPKRSRRDSGLNCDEESAETRCCRYPLTVDFEEFGWDWIIAPKRYKANYCSGECEFLHLQQYPHAHLVNKANPRGSAGPCCTPTKMSPINMLYFNRKEQIIYGKIPSMVVDHCGCS from the exons ATGCTCCTCTTGCTCAGTGTGGCCACCTTCCTCTCTGCAGGCTTCTCCGGGGAGCTGAACCGGACCTCCGGCTTGCTGGCGGACAGCACGGAGCCGTGCTCAGCGTGCGAATTCCGGGAGCACAGCAAGCAGATGAGACTCTACAGCATCAAGTCCCAGATCCTCAGCATCCTGCGGCTGGAACAAGCACCGAACATTAGCAGGGACATGATCCATCAACTGCTCCCCAAAGCACCACCTCTCACACAGCTCCTGGACCAGTACGACCCTCGGGTGGAAGATGAGCAAGCCACCACAGAAACTATCATCACCATGGCAACTAAGT CAGACTCCATTGCAGATGGAAGGTTGTCCTACTGtcttttcagcctcagtcctaaaATCCACACTGAGAATATCCTGAGTGCTCAGCTTTGGGTACACCTGCGGCCAGTGCACATGGTCACAACAGTCTTCCTGCAGATCTCACGACTTAAACCTGGCAGGGAGGGAAACAACACAAGGGTCAGGGTTCGCTCTTTAAAGGTGGACACTGGCGCTGGCGCCGGCTCTTGGCAAAGTATGGACATCAAGTCTCTGCTGCAGGCTTGGCTGCGTCAGTCGGACACCAGCTATGGTATCAACATTAATGCTTTTGACCCTCAAGGAGAAGACCTGGCGGTAACGTCTGCAGGGCCTGGAGATGAAGGCCTG CAACCCTTCATTGAAGTCAAGATCTTGGACAGTCCAAAGAGATCCCGTCGTGACTCGGGTCTAAACTGCGACGAAGAGTCAGCTGAGACACGCTGCTGCCGTTACCCGCTCACGGTGGACTTTGAAGAGTTCGGCTGGGACTGGATCATCGCTCCCAAGCGCTATAAGGCCAATTACTGCTCAGGAGAGTGCGAGTTCTTGCACTTGCAGCAGTATCCGCACGCACACCTGGTAAACAAGGCAAATCCGCGTGGCTCGGCAGGACCCTGCTGCACGCCCACCAAGATGTCACCCATCAACATGCTCTACTTCAACCGGAAGGAGCAGATCATCTACGGAAAGATCCCGTCCATGGTGGTGGATCATTGTGGCTGTTCCTGA
- the LOC144071426 gene encoding glutaminase kidney isoform, mitochondrial-like isoform X3, translating to MEMLKVTMKTTSDGTLDKHLFKKCVQSNIVLLTQAFRKKFVIPDFQPFCRHMDELYDNAKNMSGGQVADYIPQLARFSPDLWAVSLCTVDGQRHTVGDTKVPFCLQSCVKPLKYAIAVHDHGTEYVHRFIGKEPSGLRFNKLFLNDDDKPHNPMVNAGAIVCTSLIKQGASNAEKFDYVMNFMNKLAGNEYVGFSNATFQSERESGDRNFAIGYYLKEKKCFPEGTDMTSILDFYFQLCSIEVTCESASVMAATLANGGFCPITGERVLSPEAVRNTLSLMHSCGMYDFSGQFAFHVGLPAKSGVAGGILLVVPNVMGVMCWSPPLDKLGNSVRGIKFCTDLVSLCNFHNYDNLRHFAKKLDPRREGGDQRVKSVINLLFAAYTGDVSALRRFALSSMDMEQRDYDSRTALHVAAAEGHAEVVRFLLEACKVNPVPKDRWANTPMDEAVHFGHHDVVTILRDYHNLYSPQETPVAKENAEKNLDSLL from the exons ATGGAGATGCTGAAGGTGACGATGAAAACAACCTCAGACGGAACCCTGGATAAACACCTCTTCAAGAA ATGTGTGCAGAGTAACATTGTGCTGCTCACTCAAGCTTTTCGAAAGAAATTTGTCATTCCGGACTTCCAACCTTTTTGCCGCCACATGGACGAGCTCTACGACAATGCAAAGAACATGTCCGGAGGGCAG GTGGCTGACTACATTCCCCAACTGGCTCGTTTCAGCCCAGATTTGTGGGCCGTCTCCCTGTGCACCGTGGATGGCCAGAG GCACACCGTAGGTGACACCAAGGTGCCCTTCTGTCTACAGTCTTGTGTGAAGCCGTTGAAATATGCCATCGCCGTTCATGACCACGGCACCGAATACGTGCACCGATTTATCGGCAAAGAGCCCAGCGGCCTGCGTTTCAACAAGCTCTTCTTGAATGATGATG ACAAACCGCACAACCCCATGGTGAACGCCGGCGCCATTGTCTGCACCTCTCTCATCAAG CAAGGAGCCAGCAATGCTGAGAAATTTGATTAC GTCATGAACTTCATGAACAAGCTGGCAGGAAACGAGTACGTCGGCTTCAGCAACGCCAC GTTCCAGTCCGAGCGGGAATCTGGAGACAGAAATTTTGCCATTGGCTACTATTTGAAGGAAAAGAAG TGTTTTCCTGAGGGAACGGATATGACGTCCATCTTAGACTTCTATTTCCAG TTGTGCTCCATTGAGGTGACCTGTGAGAGCGCCAGCGTCATGGCGGCAACCCTTGCCAACGGTGGCTTCTGTCCCATCACAGGGGAGCGTGTACTGAGCCCAGAAGCGGTGCGCAACACCCTCAGCCTTATGCACTCTTGCGGAATGTATGATTTCTCTGGGCAGTTCGCCTTCCAC GTAGGACTCCCGGCTAAATCTGGCGTCGCAGGCGGGATCTTGCTCGTTGTCCCAAACGTCATGGGAGTCATGTGTTGGTCCCCTCCGCTCGATAAGCTGGGAAACAGCGTGCGAGGCATCAAGTTCTGCACG GATCTGGTGTCCCTCTGCAACTTTCACAACTATGATAACCTGAGACACTTTGCCAAGAAACTGGATCCTCGCAGGGAGGGAGGAGACCAGAGG GTGAAGTCTGTGATCAATCTGTTGTTTGCTGCCTACACAGGAGACGTGTCAGCCTTGAGGAG GTTTGCCTTGTCTTCCATGGACATGGAGCAGCGAGACTACGACTCCAGGACAGCACTGCACGTGGCGGCCGCTGAAG GGCATGCTGAGGTGGTCCGCTTTTTGCTCGAGGCCTGTAAGGTGAACCCGGTTCCCAAAGACAG GTGGGCCAACACACCAATGGATGAGGCGGTTCACTTCGGCCACCACGATGTGGTCACCATCCTACGCGATTACCACAATCTGTACAGTCCTCAGGAGACTCCAGTAGCCAAGGAGAATGCAGAGAAGAACCTAGATAGCCTGTTGTAA
- the LOC144071437 gene encoding growth/differentiation factor 8-like isoform X2 encodes MLLLLSVATFLSAGFSGELNRTSGLLADSTEPCSACEFREHSKQMRLYSIKSQILSILRLEQAPNISRDMIHQLLPKAPPLTQLLDQYDPRVEDEQATTETIITMATKYSIADGRLSYCLFSLSPKIHTENILSAQLWVHLRPVHMVTTVFLQISRLKPGREGNNTRVRVRSLKVDTGAGAGSWQSMDIKSLLQAWLRQSDTSYGININAFDPQGEDLAVTSAGPGDEGLQPFIEVKILDSPKRSRRDSGLNCDEESAETRCCRYPLTVDFEEFGWDWIIAPKRYKANYCSGECEFLHLQQYPHAHLVNKANPRGSAGPCCTPTKMSPINMLYFNRKEQIIYGKIPSMVVDHCGCS; translated from the exons ATGCTCCTCTTGCTCAGTGTGGCCACCTTCCTCTCTGCAGGCTTCTCCGGGGAGCTGAACCGGACCTCCGGCTTGCTGGCGGACAGCACGGAGCCGTGCTCAGCGTGCGAATTCCGGGAGCACAGCAAGCAGATGAGACTCTACAGCATCAAGTCCCAGATCCTCAGCATCCTGCGGCTGGAACAAGCACCGAACATTAGCAGGGACATGATCCATCAACTGCTCCCCAAAGCACCACCTCTCACACAGCTCCTGGACCAGTACGACCCTCGGGTGGAAGATGAGCAAGCCACCACAGAAACTATCATCACCATGGCAACTAAGT ACTCCATTGCAGATGGAAGGTTGTCCTACTGtcttttcagcctcagtcctaaaATCCACACTGAGAATATCCTGAGTGCTCAGCTTTGGGTACACCTGCGGCCAGTGCACATGGTCACAACAGTCTTCCTGCAGATCTCACGACTTAAACCTGGCAGGGAGGGAAACAACACAAGGGTCAGGGTTCGCTCTTTAAAGGTGGACACTGGCGCTGGCGCCGGCTCTTGGCAAAGTATGGACATCAAGTCTCTGCTGCAGGCTTGGCTGCGTCAGTCGGACACCAGCTATGGTATCAACATTAATGCTTTTGACCCTCAAGGAGAAGACCTGGCGGTAACGTCTGCAGGGCCTGGAGATGAAGGCCTG CAACCCTTCATTGAAGTCAAGATCTTGGACAGTCCAAAGAGATCCCGTCGTGACTCGGGTCTAAACTGCGACGAAGAGTCAGCTGAGACACGCTGCTGCCGTTACCCGCTCACGGTGGACTTTGAAGAGTTCGGCTGGGACTGGATCATCGCTCCCAAGCGCTATAAGGCCAATTACTGCTCAGGAGAGTGCGAGTTCTTGCACTTGCAGCAGTATCCGCACGCACACCTGGTAAACAAGGCAAATCCGCGTGGCTCGGCAGGACCCTGCTGCACGCCCACCAAGATGTCACCCATCAACATGCTCTACTTCAACCGGAAGGAGCAGATCATCTACGGAAAGATCCCGTCCATGGTGGTGGATCATTGTGGCTGTTCCTGA
- the LOC144071437 gene encoding growth/differentiation factor 8-like isoform X4: protein MLLLLSVATFLSAGFSGELNRTSGLLADSTEPCSACEFREHSKQMRLYSIKSQILSILRLEQAPNISRDMIHQLLPKAPPLTQLLDQYDPRVEDEQATTETIITMATKSDSIADGRLSYCLFSLSPKIHTENILSAQLWVHLRPVHMVTTVFLQISRLKPGREGNNTRVRVRSLKVDTGAGAGSWQREDLAVTSAGPGDEGLQPFIEVKILDSPKRSRRDSGLNCDEESAETRCCRYPLTVDFEEFGWDWIIAPKRYKANYCSGECEFLHLQQYPHAHLVNKANPRGSAGPCCTPTKMSPINMLYFNRKEQIIYGKIPSMVVDHCGCS from the exons ATGCTCCTCTTGCTCAGTGTGGCCACCTTCCTCTCTGCAGGCTTCTCCGGGGAGCTGAACCGGACCTCCGGCTTGCTGGCGGACAGCACGGAGCCGTGCTCAGCGTGCGAATTCCGGGAGCACAGCAAGCAGATGAGACTCTACAGCATCAAGTCCCAGATCCTCAGCATCCTGCGGCTGGAACAAGCACCGAACATTAGCAGGGACATGATCCATCAACTGCTCCCCAAAGCACCACCTCTCACACAGCTCCTGGACCAGTACGACCCTCGGGTGGAAGATGAGCAAGCCACCACAGAAACTATCATCACCATGGCAACTAAGT CAGACTCCATTGCAGATGGAAGGTTGTCCTACTGtcttttcagcctcagtcctaaaATCCACACTGAGAATATCCTGAGTGCTCAGCTTTGGGTACACCTGCGGCCAGTGCACATGGTCACAACAGTCTTCCTGCAGATCTCACGACTTAAACCTGGCAGGGAGGGAAACAACACAAGGGTCAGGGTTCGCTCTTTAAAGGTGGACACTGGCGCTGGCGCCGGCTCTTGGCAAA GAGAAGACCTGGCGGTAACGTCTGCAGGGCCTGGAGATGAAGGCCTG CAACCCTTCATTGAAGTCAAGATCTTGGACAGTCCAAAGAGATCCCGTCGTGACTCGGGTCTAAACTGCGACGAAGAGTCAGCTGAGACACGCTGCTGCCGTTACCCGCTCACGGTGGACTTTGAAGAGTTCGGCTGGGACTGGATCATCGCTCCCAAGCGCTATAAGGCCAATTACTGCTCAGGAGAGTGCGAGTTCTTGCACTTGCAGCAGTATCCGCACGCACACCTGGTAAACAAGGCAAATCCGCGTGGCTCGGCAGGACCCTGCTGCACGCCCACCAAGATGTCACCCATCAACATGCTCTACTTCAACCGGAAGGAGCAGATCATCTACGGAAAGATCCCGTCCATGGTGGTGGATCATTGTGGCTGTTCCTGA
- the stat1a gene encoding signal transducer and activator of transcription 1a codes for MAQWAELQMLDSKYLEQVDMLYDDSFPMDVRDYLSKWIESIDWDLVANQESLAVVRFHELLTQLDDQHSRFVLENEFRQQHNCRKNKRNLQDRFQDQPLYMAMIISKILKEERVILATAKSAMQTVLAQSAIVVDKQRLNTKVKEMRDRAQVADQAIKILEDQQDEYDFKFNSLRSKENECNEMSPKEREKDKMVINRMFLDLQIKRQDTVLQLTDLLNITQALMTDLFNDELPEWKQRQQIACIGGPPNACLDQLQNWFTAVAETLKEFHQHLKKLQELEQKFTYENDPITQKKEFFEVRSLELQRSLLSNALVVERQPCMPTYPQRPLVLKTATQFTVKLRFLVKLPEYNYQLKVKVVFDKGVTGKKGLRKFNILGTNTKVMNMEESNGSLSAEFRHLTLKEQKVAGNRTNEAPLVVTKELHSLSFESELQLGQSGNKFKLEALALPMVVISNVSQLPSGWASVLWYNMLTTEPKNLQFFLSPPSAKWSQLSEVLSWQFSSITKRGLNKEQLNMLADKLLGPNAQGNPDGLIPWNKFCRTQNCNDKGFPFWLWIEGILDLIKRHLVTLWNDDYIVGFINKEREKALLSDKGPGTFLLRFSESSKEGAITFTWVEYDMCDKPTFHSVEPYSKKDLSVVSLPDIIRTYKVMVMDDIPENPLRFLYPNIPKDVAFKKYYVKNAEASEPMDLDNTTKSAYIKTELIPVSQMKQMHQMLPMSPEEYMFLEQQVNTTDIEAMVADLEQQN; via the exons ATGGCTCAGTGGGCTGAGCTTCAGATGCTGGACTCCAAGTACTTGGAGCAAGTGGACATGCTGTATGACGACTCATTTCCAATGGATGTCAGAGACTACCTGAGCAAATGGATCGAAAGCATTGACTG GGACTTGGTGGCAAATCAAGAATCGTTAGCAGTGGTCCGCTTTCATGAGCTACTGACTCAACTGGATGACCAACACAGCCGCTTTGTTCTGGAGAACGAGTTCCGACAGCAACATAACTGTCGCAAGAACAAGAGGAACCTGCAG GATAGATTCCAGGATCAACCATTGTACATGGCCATGATCATCTCAAAGATCCTGAAGGAGGAACGGGTGATCCTCGCCACCGCAAAGAGCGCCATG CAAACTGTGTTAGCACAGTCTGCTATCGTGGTGGATAAACAAAGGCTGAACACCAAAGTGAAGGAGATGAGAGACAGAGCTCAG GTGGCAGACCAAGCCATAAAAATTCTGGAAGATCAgcaggatgaatatgactttaAATTCAACTCGTTAAGGAGCAAAG AGAATGAATGTAATGAAATGTCACCAAAGGAACGAGAGAAGGATAAGATGGTCATCAACAGGATGTTCTTGGATCTACAAATCAAACGACAG GACACGGTGCTTCAGCTGACTGATCTTCTGAACATCACTCAAGCTTTAATGACAGACCTGTTCAACGACGAGCTGCCAGAGTGGAAGCAGAGGCAACAGATCGCCTGCATCGGTGGGCCGCCCAATGCCTGCCTCGATCAGTTGCAGAACTG GTTCACGGCAGTTGCGGAAACTCTCAAAGAGTTTCATCAGCATCTTAAGAAGCTGCAAGAGTTGGAGCAGAAGTTCACATATGAAAACGACCCCATCACCCAAAAGAAAGAGTTCTTTGAGGTCCGATCCCTGGAGCTGCAGAGGAGCCTCCTCTCTAA TGCTTTGGTGGTGGAGAGACAGCCCTGCATGCCCACCTACCCTCAGAGGCCGCTGGTGCTGAAAACCGCCACTCAGTTCACGGTAAAACTACG GTTCCTGGTGAAGCTGCCCGAATACAACTACCAACTTAAAGTCAAGGTGGTATTCGACAA GGGCGTGACGGGGAAGAAAGG ATTACGAAAGTTCAACATCTTGGGAACAAACACAAAGGTTATGAACATGGAGGAGTCAAATGGCAGTCTGTCAGCAGAGTTCAGACATCTG ACATTAAAGGAGCAGAAGGTAGCAGGAAACCGCACCAATGAG GCTCCGCTGGTGGTCACAAAGGAGCTTCACTCGTTGAGCTTTGAGTCAGAGCTGCAGCTCGGCCAGTCCGGAAACAAGTTCAAGCTGGAG GCTCTGGCTCTGCCCATGGTGGTGATCTCCAATGTGTCCCAGCTGCCAAGCGGCTGGGCGTCCGTCTTGTGGTACAACATGCTTACCACTGAACCCAAG AACTTGCAGTTCTTCCtgtctcctccttcagccaagTGGTCTCAGCTCTCTGAAGTTCTCAGCTGGCAATTCTCCTCCATCACCAAACGTGGTCTGAACAAAGAGCAGCTCAACATGCTGGCTGACAAACTGCTAG GCCCCAATGCTCAGGGGAACCCGGATGGGCTAATTCCCTGGAACAAGTTTTGCAGG ACTCAAAATTGCAACGATAAAGGGTTTCCCTTCTGGTTATGGATCGAAGGCATTCTGGATCTGATCAAGAGACACTTGGTTACCCTTTGGAATGACGA CTACATCGTGGGCTTCATCAACAAGGAACGCGAAAAAGCCTTGCTGAGCGACAAGGGTCCGGGTACCTTCCTGCTCCGGTTCAGCGAGAGCAGCAAAGAAGGAGCCATTACCTTCACATGGGTCGAATATGACATGTGTG ACAAACCCACCTTCCACTCAGTAGAGCCGTACTCAAAGAAAGACCTGAGCGTTGTCTCGCTGCCTGACATCATTCGCACTTACAAAGTGATGGTGATGGATGACATCCCAGAAAACCCTCTGCGCTTCCTCTACCCTAACATTCCAAAAGATGTGGCCTTTAAGAAGTACTATGTCAAAAACGCAGAGG CTTCTGAGCCTATGGACCTGGACAACACAACAAAGAGTGCCTACATAAAGACAGAGCTTATACCTGTCTCCCAAAT GAAGCAGATGCATCAGATGTTGCCCATGTCGCCTGAAGAGTATATGTTTTTGGAGCAGCAGGTCAATACCACAGACATTGAAGCG ATGGTGGCAGACTTGGAGCAACAAAATTGA